Proteins found in one Plasmodium coatneyi strain Hackeri chromosome 10, complete sequence genomic segment:
- a CDS encoding Stearoyl-CoA desaturase (Acyl-CoA desaturase, which produces MSYKEKNAGMNFNQVGEKMWEALSKRYLNIEHVGMIYITYVVFLASCYIFRKCFSNKFIHFVNVFKGLLVTLISLLSLKYVDLNITLGINLLHVYNITQLCTFLESLWTNKKKTNEKSVTEENRVVHKYEISKENENEYRNEYELIGDTSKHLEQLAKKILKNEKSIKENEGILKEKEIIEEIEKKEREEEEYMKKKKYP; this is translated from the coding sequence ATGAgttacaaagaaaagaacgcCGGAATGAATTTCAAccaagtgggggaaaaaatgtgggAGGCTTTAAGCAAAAGATATCTGAATATCGAACATGTAGGAATGATTTATATAActtatgttgtttttttggcGTCCTGCTATATCTTCAGGAAATGTTTCTCCAATaagtttattcattttgtaaatGTTTTCAAGGGACTGTTGGTTACACTCATATCTTTATTAAGTTTGAAGTACGTTGACCTGAACATCACTTTGGGGATTAACTTGCTTCATGTGTACAACATTACGCAGCTGTGTACTTTCCTAGAGTCCCTTTGGACcaataagaaaaaaacaaatgaaaaatcaGTGACTGAGGAAAACAGAGTTGTCCACAAATACGAAATTAgcaaagaaaatgaaaacgagTACAGAAATGAATACGAATTAATCGGAGATACTTCGAAACACTTGGAACAGTTagcaaagaaaattttaaaaaatgaaaaaagtataaaagaaaatgaagggatcttaaaggaaaaagaaattatagaAGAAAtcgagaaaaaagaaagagaagaagaagaatatatgaaaaaaaaaaaatacccttGA
- a CDS encoding Stearoyl-CoA desaturase (Acyl-CoA desaturase has translation MWIYFFFSQTFYIFFYFFFWKYIHNIMIIKVYLTLQLSKSLISLASNFYHNNTNIKLFKRINHVLSIVYMVCLSLFFTKLLYTSNDNSKLLHNFSSISILFHVYYAYMVFVNYIYTYHKQFRSSLFSFILFFHIFGVIGMIKLYYHEYGRSLFAQCIIFYLINGFGITFGAHRLWSHRAFKASTFVQVLFLILNSFANQGSVITWSRNHRLHHKYSDTKYDPHNIRYGFFYSHVGWLLYQKTKYVKEKEKEIYVDDLLQNPLLLLQHKLDPYFNIFFCFVVPGIYSYFMYNNFWDGFFILGALRWIITLHATWSINSASHSFGHRPYNNDIKASNNIFTSIVALGEGCHNYHHVFPYCYAMNENFYILSINPTKYVIQFFYHLGLVWDLKCAQNICKEVRLKEAKKLEQKNKLLSENIKNEIMKKEDTSYITDLMNSLTALCNDYINISTFRYITYLLRDFAIMMTIFLIHVCYCYNKYGNGTLFSNMSKNFEAIESNKVISVCSFLFFHIILYALPMGTMFASLYSLVYECKRGLVFKNQFLNNFFGSIISSFILLPYTSEKSRKSLLISLNEDFLKVLKGPIYFDFYSFIFTIFLGLYGLTIYIFGHFYFLIFFIAPYVVFNVWLLTYIYLLNNPPFFTVDMNAKDVDISVLNYVVFQSLLEWKKNNSIYQSKKRLYKIVFFFLNFIHHHLCYTHIVEFINSKIPSYRTKEIYKQFDKTLDQYHSLRNDKFIEILKQFL, from the exons ATGTggatttacttttttttctcgcaaacattttatatattcttctacttttttttctggaaaTATATTCACAACATCATGATTATAAAGGTATATTTAACTCTACAGCTCAGTAAAAGTCTGATTTCTTTAGCTAGCAATTTTTATCATAATAATACAAacataaaattatttaaaagaattaaCCACGTGCTCAGCATTGTTTATATGGTATGCCTGAGtctattttttacaaaattacTGTACACCTCTAATGATAACTCAAAATtacttcataatttttcatcTATCTCTATCTTATTCCACGTATATTACGCCTACATGGTTTTtgtgaattatatatatacgtaccaCAAGCAGTTTAGATCCTCCCtattttctttcattctgttTTTCCATATATTTGGTGTAATTGGCATGATCAAGTTGTATTACCATGAGTATGGAAGGTCCTTGTTCGCTCAG TGCATAATATTTTACTTAATAAACGGGTTCGGCATAACATTTGGCGCGCACCGTCTGTGGTCCCACCGAGCATTTAAAGCGAGTACCTTCGTGCAGGTTCTCTTCCTAATTTTGAACAGCTTTGCAAACCAAGGAAGCGTAATAACGTGGTCCAGAAATCACCGCCTGCATCATAAGTACAGTGATACCAAGTACGATCCGCATAACATAAGATATGGATTCTTCTATAGCCATGTTGGATGGTTATTATATCAGAAGACAAaatatgtgaaggaaaaggagaaagaaatatatgtggaTGATTTATTACAGAACCCACTTCTCCTGTTGCAACATAAATTGGATCCatattttaacatttttttttgtttcgttGTACCAGGAATATATTCCTATTTTATGTATAACAATTTCTGGGACGGATTCTTCATTTTAGGAGCACTAAGATGGATCATCACGTTACACGCCACATGGTCGATCAACAGTGCCTCGCATTCATTTGGACATAGACCCTACAATAATGATATAAAAGCTTCAAACAACATTTTTACCTCCATTGTGGCGTTGGGAGAAGGATGCCACAATTACCATCATGTTTTCCCGTACTGCTATGCCATGAACGAAAATTTCTACATTCTGAGCATAAACCCAACGAAATACGtcattcaatttttttaccacttgGGATTAGTATGGGATTTAAAGTGTGCGCAGAATATCTGCAAGGAAGTACGTctaaaggaagcaaaaaaattagagcagaaaaacaaattattaagcgaaaatattaaaaatgaaataatgaagaaagaagacaCGAGCTACATAACAGACCTAATGAACTCGTTGACAGCACTTTGCAATGACTACATAAACATCTCCACCTTTAGGTACATCACGTATTTATTAAGAGATTTTGCAATAATGATGACCATTTTTCTAATTCACGTATGCTATTGCTATAACAAATATGGAAATGGAACTTTATTCTCAAATATgtccaaaaattttgaagcCATAGAGAGCAATAAAGTAATTTCtgtttgctcatttttatttttccacatCATATTATATGCCCTACCCATGGGAACCATGTTCGCAAGTCTGTATTCCTTGGTTTATGAATGCAAGAGAGGATTAGTTTTTAAAAaccaatttttaaataacttCTTTGGAAGTATCATTTCGTCCTTTATTCTTCTGCCATATACATCGGAGAAATCGAGAAAATCGTTGCTGATATCGTTGAACgaagattttttaaaagtgctAAAAGGACCCATTTATTTTGATTTCtattcattcatatttaCCATATTTCTGGGATTGTACGGATTGACCATCTACATATTTGGacacttttactttttaatatttttcatagCACCCTATGTAGTTTTTAACGTGTGGCTATTAacatacatttatttgttGAACAATCCACCCTTCTTCACTGTGGACATGAATGCGAAGGATGTCGATATAAGTGTTTTAAATTACGTGGTCTTCCAATCCCTACTTGagtggaaaaagaacaattccATTTATCAGAGCAAAAAAAGATTGTACAAAAtagttttcttcttcctaaatTTTATACACCATCATTTGTgctacacacacattgtggaGTTCATCAATTCGAAGATTCCCAGTTACCGAACGAAGGAAATTTACAAGCAGTTTGACAAAACGTTGGACCAGTATCACTCCCTGCGCAATGACAAATTTATTGAAATTTTGAAGCAGTTCTTAtga
- a CDS encoding Cyclophilin, protein MVESDAGREEEEGEQNEAHLSDGESSDGSFGPAPLEASSPNGAAAQEGELTDEEGNVTNEEGDGTADENADTRAHPNPRTPNKRQGKPAMRSAKKKRINNDIYLQNLPTNKNYQVSYMHTDVVTHVLVSNKKKYIITGSANGVIKFWYKNVGSIEFVKHFKIHLSEIICLFLSEDEEVMGSLSKDKTYKQFDVSSFDMNIIIKLDFSPQTGEFVYSSLFSPSVKVAISSSEKPCIYIYKPLESDVCTQVINFSSNVIEIIRYNKEYDLCVLSDNSGLIDIVDVDTFHFPKGGTHKGGNTHPPRGRPNRDSQRGDNNDDSDDDGDTPAYVKRHHLTKKQLRFSFKSETDLYELCKYKTYALCVSISPDGEFMAILSENYFLLIYKFGTMKLYRIYDESTEMYLTAQNDPLKKELHIDSLDFGKRLFIEKEIKKHIKNKNIKLNMITFDESNQYIIYSTFIGIKVVNFVTNQLCYIIGKNEMNLRYLSLGLYQKIISANKTRANIHASLYINEENISDCALFCTVYKKARFYVFTKKAISEQELDDRDIYNEQPSKNDLDSFISSPIKKVEDNNRTYKSAIIYTTLGEIHIALFHKECKKTVENFSIHSTNGYYNNCIFHRVIKNFMIQTGDPLGDGTGGESIWGKEFEDEFFDHLNHSKPFMVSMANCGPNTNGSQFFITTVPCPWLDFKHTVFGKVTQGTKVVLDIEKVRTDKRDKPLEDIKILNIKMCH, encoded by the coding sequence ATGGTAGAAAGCGACGCAGgtagagaagaagaagagggggaaCAGAACGAGGCGCATTTATCGGATGGCGAATCCAGCGACGGGAGTTTTGGCCCCGCCCCGTTGGAGGCCTCCAGTCCGAATGGGGCGGCAGCGCAGGAGGGAGAGTTAAccgatgaggaaggaaatgtaaCCAATGAAGAAGGAGATGGAACCGCCGATGAAAACGCTGACACGAGGGCACATCCGAACCCCCGCACGCCAAACAAGCGACAAGGCAAACCGGCCATGAGGAGcgcgaagaaaaaacgaataaaCAATGACATATATTTGCAGAACCTACCAACGAACAAGAACTACCAAGTGAGTTACATGCACACGGACGTGGTGACACACGTCCTCGTCAGTAATaagaaaaagtacataaTAACTGGAAGCGCAAATGGAGTTATAAAGTTCTggtataaaaatgtagggTCCATAGAATTTGTGaagcattttaaaattcaCTTAAGTGAAATaatttgtttgttcctttcggaagatgaagaagtgATGGGGAGTCTATCCAAAGACAAGACGTATAAACAGTTCGATGTGAGTAGCTTTGACATGAACATTATAATAAAGTTAGACTTTTCTCCTCAGACGGGGGAATTTGTGTACTCCTCTCTCTTCTCTCCTTCTGTGAAGGTAGCCATTTCGTCTAGCGAAAAaccgtgcatatatatttacaagCCTTTGGAGAGTGACGTCTGCACACAGGTAATCAACTTCAGTTCCAATGTTATCGAAATTATTAGGTACAACAAGGAGTATGACTTGTGTGTGCTGAGCGATAATAGTGGCCTCATCGATATTGTGGATGTTGACACGTTTCACTTCCCCAAGGGGGGTACCCACAAGGGGGGTAACACCCATCCGCCAAGGGGTAGACCCAATCGGGACAGCCAAAGGGGAGACAATAATGACGATAGTGATGACGATGGTGACACCCCCGCGTATGTAAAAAGGCACCATTTGACGAAGAAGCAACTCAGATTTTCCTTCAAAAGTGAAACGGACCTATACGAACTGTGCAAATACAAAACGTACGCCCTATGTGTGAGCATAAGTCCAGACGGAGAGTTCATGGCCATCCTGTCGGAAAATTACTTTCTACTCATCTACAAATTTGGCACCATGAAGTTGTATCGAATCTATGACGAAAGTACAGAGATGTATTTAACTGCCCAAAATGACCCcctaaaaaaggaactacACATTGATAGCCTAGACTTTGGAAAAAGACTCTtcatagaaaaggaaataaaaaaacacataaaaaataaaaacataaaattgaATATGATCACATTTGATGAGTCCAATCAGTACATTATTTATTCCACCTTCATCGGAATTAAGGTCGTCAATTTTGTTACGAACCAATTGTGTTACATCATTGGGAAGAATGAAATGAATCTGAGGTACCTATCCCTTGGCCTTTAtcagaaaattatttcagcCAATAAAACTAGGGCAAATATTCACGCGTCACTCTACATCAATGAGGAGAATATATCTGACTGTGCTCTCTTCTGTACTGTTTATAAAAAGGCGCGTTTTTACGTGTTTACCAAAAAGGCCATATCCGAACAGGAGCTGGACGACAGAGATATTTACAACGAACAGCCTAGCAAAAATGACCTGGACTCTTTCATCTCCTCACCCATTAAAAAGGTAGAGGATAACAACAGAACGTATAAAAGTGCAATAATTTATACCACCCTTGGCGAAATACACATTGCTCTTTTCCACAAAGAGTGCAAAAAAACggttgaaaatttttctattcatTCAACAAATGGCTACTACAATAACTGCATATTCCATCGcgttattaaaaattttatgatACAAACTGGAGACCCCTTGGGAGATGGCACTGGTGGGGAAAGCATTTGGGGAAAGGAATTTGAAGACGAATTTTTTGACCATCTGAACCACTCCAAACCGTTTATGGTGTCCATGGCTAATTGTGGACCCAATACCAATGGCTCCCAGTTTTTTATTACCACTGTTCCGTGCCCTTGGCTCGACTTCAAACACACCGTCTTTGGAAAAGTCACCCAGGGGACCAAGGTCGTCTTAGACATAGAGAAAGTGCGCACGGATAAAAGGGACAAGCCCCTCGAGGatatcaaaattttgaacatCAAAATGTGCCACTAA
- a CDS encoding Translationally-controlled tumor protein produces MKVYKDVFTNDEVCSDSYNQEDPFGNADFREIAFEVKSNKRIKGNDDYGIADNSEEAVDGMGADVEQVIDIVDSFQLTSTSLSKKEYSVYIKNYMQKILKYLEEKKPDRVEVFKTKAQPLIKHILTNFDDFEFYMGESLDMDAGLTYSYYKGEEVTPRFVYISDGLYEEKY; encoded by the coding sequence ATGAAAGTATACAAAGACGTGTTTACCAACGATGAGGTATGTTCCGATTCGTACAATCAAGAAGATCCATTTGGAAATGCAGACTTTCGCGAAATCGCCTTTGAAGTAAaatcaaataaaagaataaaaggaaatgacGACTATGGTATTGCCGATAATAGTGAAGAAGCAGTAGATGGAATGGGTGCCGACGTAGAACAGGTTATTGACATTGTTGACTCCTTCCAATTAACATCCACATCTTTgagcaaaaaggaatacaGTGTTTATATAAAGAACTATATGCAAAAGATTCTCAAATATttagaagagaagaaaccAGATCGTGTAGAAGTTTTTAAGACGAAAGCTCAACCACTCATTAAAcatattttaacaaattttgATGACTTTGAATTTTACATGGGAGAATCACTTGACATGGATGCAGGCTTGACTTACTCATATTACAAAGGTGAAGAAGTTACTCCACGTTTCGTTTATATATCAGATGGGTTATACGAAGAAAAGTATTAA
- a CDS encoding Topoisomerase I, with protein MEKSEHHDKDDNSTSDDEILIENIKKKNCRIKLNDSKEINEGKKEETKLEKDVKSNRRTVLKKETSTVTRKERSKTSAKESKEAPLNECKLVKKGKEAANTGDAGNENPTTSNKKTDKKKPVVKKRKSSVKGKKDTDGKSTPAKVVKKRVSKVKKETNKRPKKVIKKTEENFEPINRWWEKIDHQTDIQWHYLEHRGLIFSPPYVQHHIPIFYKSIKLQLNEKAEELATYWCSVIGSDYCTKDKFILNFFRTFICTLEKDNIIRQENENKLKKGDISNFKFIDFMPIKDHLVKLREEKLNRTKEEKEEEKKLRSEKELPYTYALVDWIREKISSNKAEPPGLFRGRGEHPKQGLLKKRIFPEDVVINISKDAPVPRLYDDMCGHCWGDIYHDNKVTWLAYYKDSINDQLKYTFLSAQSKFKGYKDFLKYENARKLKSCVHKIREDYKHKMKSKNILDKQLGTAVYLIDFLALRVGGEKDIDEEADTVGCCSLRVEHVSFSHEVPIKNESLRGENAKGGKNKVKNAKEETTNGESAPNESDNKGSNKLPLPKSLNDIAEDHCYITLDFLGKDSIRYFNTVLLDKQAYINMIIFCKNKHKDEGVFDQINCSKLNDYLKEIMPTLSAKVFRTYNASITLDQQLKRIKEIRGKPTEDPLLAYYDDFPKKKKRKLGNLTSSASILSDISDSTEKENSGDENNNNNNNNNNNNNNNNNNNGDNLPEGNALGDNGGASPSRSNTNPFGGVHASEKNTPIEVDVSNVNELINFFNNANREVAILCNHQRSIPKQHDTAMSKIKKQIEIYSEDIKEYKKYLQYLKKGTNGESFTFVSKVVALDGSLRPNKVKENMKEESCKKKLIALIKKVEQLKHQMKVRDDNKTIALGTSKINYMDPRITVAFCKRFEIPIEKIFNRSLRLKFPWAMFVTKNFTF; from the coding sequence ATGGAGAAGAGCGAGCATCACGATAAGGATGATAATAGCACATCCGATGATGAAATATTGATTGAaaatattaagaaaaaaaactgccgCATCAAATTAAACGACtcgaaagaaataaatgaagggaaaaaggaggagacgAAATTGGAGAAGGATGTGAAGAGCAATAGGAGGACAGTCTTGAAGAAAGAGACAAGCACCGTTACTCGAAAGGAGAGGTCGAAAACGAGTGCCAAGGAAAGCAAAGAGGCTCCCTTAAATGAATGTAAACTGGTGAAAAAGGGTAAAGAAGCTGCCAACACGGGGGATGCAGGTAATGAAAACCCCACTACTAGCAATAAAAAgacagataaaaaaaaacccgtggtgaaaaaaagaaaatcaagtgtaaagggaaaaaaagacactGATGGGAAATCCACTCCTGCCAAAGTGGTAAAAAAGAGAGTAAGCAAAGTcaagaaagaaacaaataaaagacCCAAAAaggtaattaaaaaaacagaagaaaatttcGAACCCATAAATAGATGGTGGGAGAAGATAGATCATCAAACTGATATTCAGTGGCATTACTTAGAGCATCGGggtctcattttttcccccccatatGTACAACACcatattcctattttttataaaagcataaaattacagttaaatgaaaaagcagaagagtTGGCTACCTACTGGTGCAGCGTAATAGGTAGTGATTACTGTACCAAGGATAAGTtcatattaaatttttttagaaCCTTCATATGTACCTTAGAGAAGGATAACATAATAAGacaagaaaatgaaaacaaattgaaaaaaggagatatatccaattttaaatttattgaTTTCATGCCAATCAAAGATCACCTAGTTAAGctaagagaagaaaaacttAATAGaacgaaagaagaaaaagaagaggagaaaaaattgaggtCAGAAAAAGAACTACCATATACATACGCCCTGGTTGATTGGATTcgtgaaaaaatttccagCAACAAAGCGGAACCGCCTGGTCTATTTAGAGGTAGAGGAGAACATCCAAAGCAGGGGTtgctgaaaaaaagaatattcccAGAAGATGTCGTGATAAATATAAGCAAAGATGCTCCTGTCCCTCGATTGTACGACGACATGTGTGGTCACTGTTGGGGAGACATCTACCATGACAATAAAGTAACGTGGCTAGCATACTACAAGGACAGTATAAACGATCAGTTAAAGTATACGTTTTTATCGGCCCAATCGAAATTTAAAGGGTATAAGGATTTTCTTAAGTATGAAAATGCAAGGAAGCTAAAATCATGTGTTCATAAAATTAGGGAAGATTATAAgcacaaaatgaagagcaAAAATATACTGGACAAGCAGTTAGGCACGGCCGTTTATTTGATAGACTTTTTGGCCTTAAGAGTGGGGGGGGAGAAAGACATAGATGAGGAAGCGGATACGGTGGGCTGCTGCAGTTTGCGGGTTGAGCACGTTAGCTTTTCGCACGAAGTGCCCATTAAGAATGAGAGTTTGCGGGGGGAAAAtgccaagggggggaagaacaaggTGAAAAACGCCAAGGAAGAAACCACGAATGGGGAATCGGCCCCAAACGAAAGTGATAACAAAGGCAGCAACAAACTCCCGCTGCCGAAAAGTTTGAACGACATAGCGGAAGACCACTGCTATATAACACTTGATTTTTTAGGAAAGGACAGCATTCGCTATTTTAACACAGTATTGCTGGACAAGCAAGCATACATTAACATGAtcatattttgcaaaaacaaACACAAAGATGAAGGGGTGTTTGATCAAATTAACTGCTCAAAGTTAAATgattatttaaaagaaattatgCCAACGTTGTCTGCGAAGGTTTTTCGTACGTACAACGCGTCCATTACGCTAGATCAGCAGCTGAAAAGGATAAAAGAAATTCGGGGCAAACCAACAGAAGACCCGCTGCTCGCATACTATGATGATTTtccaaagaagaaaaagaggaaactgGGAAACTTAACTTCGTCAGCCAGTATTCTGAGCGATATAAGTGATTCCACGGAAAAGGAGAATAGCGGAGAtgagaacaacaacaacaacaacaacaacaataacaacaataacaataacaataacaacaatggTGATAACTTGCCCGAGGGCAACGCCCTTGGCGATAACGGTGGAGCATCCCCAAGTAGAAGTAACACCAACCCTTTTGGAGGCGTCCACGCTAGTGAAAAGAACACGCCCATAGAAGTGGACGTTTCAAATGTGAACGAACTCATCAACTTTTTCAACAACGCGAACAGAGAAGTTGCAATTCTGTGTAACCATCAGAGAAGTATCCCAAAGCAGCACGACACAGCCATGTctaaaataaagaagcaaATAGAAATTTACAGCGAAGATATAAAggagtataaaaaatatctgCAGTACCTGAAAAAGGGAACGAACGGGGAAAGTTTCACCTTTGTGTCGAAGGTTGTTGCGTTAGATGGATCGTTAAGACCGAAcaaggtgaaggaaaacatgaaggaagaatcTTGCAAGAAGAAACTAATTGCGCTCATTAAGAAAGTGGAGCAGTTAAAACACCAAATGAAGGTACGCGATGACAACAAAACAATTGCCCTGGGGACGtctaaaataaattatatggACCCCAGAATAACCGTTGCCTTCTGCAAAAGGTTCGAAATACCGATagagaaaatatttaataGGAGCTTAAGGCTTAAATTCCCCTGGGCAATGTTCGTGACGAAGAATTTTACCTTTTAG